From one Acetomicrobium sp. S15 = DSM 107314 genomic stretch:
- the thyX gene encoding FAD-dependent thymidylate synthase, which translates to MQKRAAQGNSCVSLLSHTPEPDKLVAAAARLCYSSSSASNLLEGMGVEEEKKLICQLRQSGHLSPFEHASFSFALGGISRTCSHQLVRHRIASFSQQSQRYVSMREAQYVMPLSIRDSEAARSVFEEHMSRSSVLYRELVEMGIPKEDARFVLPQAWETRMVVTMNARELLHFFELRLCRRAQWEIREVARKMLVLVREVAPLLFELAGPPCLLYGKCPEALPCGRPYAHGDIEALLSEE; encoded by the coding sequence ATGCAGAAGAGGGCAGCGCAAGGGAATAGCTGTGTATCGTTGTTAAGTCATACGCCTGAACCGGATAAGCTGGTGGCTGCGGCTGCGCGGTTGTGTTATAGTTCCTCCTCTGCCTCGAACCTCCTCGAGGGGATGGGGGTGGAGGAGGAGAAAAAGCTTATCTGCCAACTGCGGCAGAGTGGACATCTGTCCCCTTTTGAGCACGCCTCCTTTTCTTTCGCCTTGGGAGGGATCAGTCGCACGTGTTCTCACCAGCTGGTTCGCCACCGCATCGCAAGCTTCAGCCAGCAGAGCCAACGCTACGTGTCCATGAGGGAAGCACAATATGTCATGCCTTTGTCTATAAGAGATTCGGAAGCAGCTCGCAGCGTTTTTGAGGAGCATATGTCCCGTTCCAGTGTCCTTTACAGGGAGCTGGTCGAGATGGGGATCCCTAAAGAAGATGCCCGCTTTGTGCTTCCCCAGGCGTGGGAGACCCGCATGGTAGTGACGATGAATGCAAGGGAGCTCCTTCACTTCTTCGAGCTCAGGCTGTGCCGCAGGGCGCAGTGGGAGATCAGAGAAGTGGCCAGGAAAATGCTCGTTTTGGTCAGAGAGGTGGCGCCGCTTCTGTTTGAGTTAGCCGGCCCACCTTGCCTGCTTTATGGCAAATGTCCTGAAGCGCTTCCTTGTGGTCGCCCCTACGCGCATGGGGATATAGAAGCGCTGTTGAGTGAAGAATGA
- the prmC gene encoding peptide chain release factor N(5)-glutamine methyltransferase encodes MTVAEIRRSLTTLLRDGAIDNAAFEADLLLCHELGWKRDRLFLNSEYSLSSHQAERLIALARRRANREPLAYVLGEWEFWGMPLAVGPGCLVPRPETEFLVEVALSCFEEGLFLDWGTGSGCIAAAIATERPSARGIAADVSSRALAFARQNLLRYGLIDRIALCCESDPLHLQLDDASLELIVSNPPYIPTGKLKGLMPEVSLYEPKEALDGGEDGLVAYRPLLRASSRFLRRGGFLVVEVGDKEQADALMEIGAGVLEFVDCMSDYGGIPRVCLWRKADL; translated from the coding sequence GTGACAGTAGCGGAAATTAGGCGTTCCCTGACGACATTATTACGAGATGGCGCAATAGACAACGCTGCATTTGAAGCGGATCTACTGTTGTGCCACGAGTTGGGTTGGAAGAGAGATCGCCTCTTTCTAAACTCGGAATACTCCCTGTCGTCACATCAGGCGGAGAGGTTGATCGCGCTGGCCAGACGAAGGGCGAATCGCGAGCCGCTCGCGTATGTGTTGGGAGAATGGGAGTTTTGGGGAATGCCGTTAGCTGTTGGGCCTGGTTGCCTTGTGCCGCGTCCGGAGACTGAGTTTTTGGTCGAAGTGGCCCTTTCCTGTTTTGAGGAGGGGCTCTTTTTAGATTGGGGCACGGGAAGCGGGTGCATAGCTGCAGCAATAGCTACGGAAAGGCCGTCGGCCCGCGGTATTGCTGCCGATGTCAGTTCTCGTGCGTTGGCCTTTGCGCGGCAAAACCTTCTCCGCTATGGATTAATCGATAGGATAGCGCTATGCTGTGAGAGCGATCCGCTTCACTTGCAATTAGACGATGCTTCTTTGGAGCTGATCGTGAGCAATCCTCCCTATATCCCTACCGGAAAGCTAAAAGGCCTCATGCCCGAGGTTTCCCTTTATGAACCGAAAGAGGCACTGGATGGTGGGGAAGACGGGCTCGTCGCTTACAGGCCTTTGTTGAGAGCATCGTCGCGGTTTTTGCGAAGAGGCGGTTTTCTGGTCGTTGAGGTAGGCGATAAGGAACAGGCGGATGCCTTGATGGAAATTGGTGCTGGGGTTCTGGAGTTCGTCGACTGCATGAGCGACTACGGCGGCATCCCCAGGGTGTGCTTGTGGCGCAAGGCCGATCTTTAG
- a CDS encoding 1-phosphofructokinase family hexose kinase: MGRLIVTVTLNPAVDEEYMVPEFHLGGWFRASSVRQLPGGKGINVSVILKQLNYDSVAMGFLAGFNGEYIRDAMRRMRISTNFVHVKGETRTNVYIVDPVGHMETGIAAMGPYISEEALSRFTINYDRMLKRASLVAIGGSLPPGVPQDYYRTLVEKAKTVGVPVFLDAAGPPLSAALELVPTAVRIDHRFISVTLGYPIDSVDKLVERISQIHAQGVGWAITACATRNGLGNIFYTPNGIYVAETDVDQAVSMIGAGDALMAGLIVAHKEGMDTEMTVRFAMACLWEEIAHPGHGIGGIDRVKSLISQVRLEKLD; this comes from the coding sequence GTGGGACGGTTGATAGTTACGGTAACTCTGAACCCGGCTGTGGATGAAGAGTACATGGTGCCAGAGTTTCACTTGGGCGGTTGGTTTCGCGCGTCGAGCGTAAGGCAGCTGCCTGGGGGTAAAGGCATCAACGTCTCTGTGATCCTCAAGCAGCTCAATTACGATTCCGTCGCTATGGGTTTTTTGGCGGGGTTTAATGGCGAGTATATAAGGGATGCCATGCGGAGGATGCGGATTTCCACCAATTTCGTTCATGTAAAGGGCGAGACGCGGACGAACGTATATATTGTGGATCCTGTAGGGCATATGGAAACCGGCATAGCTGCCATGGGACCTTATATATCGGAAGAAGCGCTCTCTCGATTTACCATAAATTACGATCGCATGCTCAAGCGGGCCAGTTTGGTCGCTATAGGGGGTTCTCTCCCTCCGGGCGTTCCTCAGGATTACTATCGCACGCTGGTCGAGAAGGCGAAAACAGTCGGGGTGCCGGTCTTCTTGGATGCCGCCGGGCCGCCGCTTTCCGCAGCCCTCGAACTTGTGCCCACGGCCGTTCGGATCGACCATCGCTTTATATCGGTTACGCTGGGATATCCGATCGATTCCGTGGATAAGCTCGTAGAGCGCATTTCGCAGATTCACGCTCAAGGCGTGGGATGGGCGATCACGGCGTGTGCTACGCGCAATGGTCTCGGCAATATATTTTATACCCCCAATGGCATATATGTGGCAGAGACCGATGTCGATCAGGCGGTTTCTATGATAGGAGCCGGAGACGCTTTGATGGCCGGCCTCATTGTGGCGCACAAAGAGGGCATGGATACGGAGATGACCGTTCGCTTCGCCATGGCTTGCCTTTGGGAGGAGATCGCACACCCCGGTCATGGCATTGGAGGCATAGACAGGGTGAAATCGCTCATTTCGCAGGTTCGCCTCGAAAAGTTGGATTAG
- a CDS encoding CBS domain-containing protein, with the protein MVIEELIDRDLTALTEDTSLAEAIEVLSIHRISSAPVVDSDGKVVGILSEKDIVRAALPGYFELLQDPTFIPDLGQFRFRLRRVSREAVKKYMTKKVIAFTENDSDFHVAMILIKNNIKRAPVVQDGTLVGMINRADLLQHLMSEGKNDA; encoded by the coding sequence ATGGTTATAGAGGAACTGATTGATCGAGATCTTACGGCTTTGACAGAGGACACCTCTTTAGCTGAGGCCATCGAGGTTTTGTCCATACATCGCATCTCCAGCGCGCCAGTGGTGGATTCCGATGGCAAAGTCGTGGGCATCTTGAGTGAAAAAGATATAGTGAGGGCCGCTCTGCCGGGGTATTTCGAATTGCTGCAAGATCCGACATTCATTCCGGACCTTGGACAATTCCGCTTTAGGCTGAGAAGGGTTAGCCGTGAGGCCGTAAAGAAGTATATGACTAAGAAGGTCATCGCCTTCACCGAAAACGACAGCGACTTTCATGTAGCCATGATCCTGATAAAGAACAATATCAAACGTGCCCCTGTGGTCCAAGATGGCACGTTGGTGGGCATGATAAACCGCGCAGATCTGCTGCAGCACCTCATGAGCGAAGGTAAGAACGATGCCTGA
- a CDS encoding flagellar biosynthesis protein FlgN: protein MQVDEEKIRELALKELKLYIDLNSLLDEEERCVDLSDVEGLMDVLRRKQRIISEQEMLQGLWAEVASAMGIKDGRESISFWNALAQRLGEEGYRQIVKKVEEIRNLVSRLLEREREIQLRLEGQVGELRQKLLTLQKGRQAFRGYIKHDGASG, encoded by the coding sequence TTGCAGGTTGACGAGGAAAAAATCCGAGAGCTTGCCCTAAAGGAACTGAAGCTGTATATTGATCTTAATTCCCTCCTCGACGAAGAGGAGCGTTGCGTGGATCTTTCAGATGTTGAAGGGTTGATGGATGTTTTGAGGCGCAAGCAGCGCATCATCTCCGAGCAAGAGATGCTGCAAGGGCTATGGGCAGAAGTGGCCTCGGCTATGGGTATTAAAGACGGAAGAGAAAGCATATCGTTTTGGAACGCTCTGGCTCAGAGGTTGGGAGAGGAAGGTTATCGTCAGATAGTAAAGAAAGTCGAAGAGATTCGCAATCTCGTGTCCAGATTGCTTGAACGCGAAAGGGAGATCCAGTTACGTTTAGAAGGTCAAGTGGGGGAATTGCGCCAAAAGCTTTTAACTTTGCAAAAGGGCCGCCAGGCTTTTCGTGGCTATATAAAACACGACGGAGCCTCCGGTTAG
- a CDS encoding low molecular weight protein arginine phosphatase → MPEVLFVCTGNTCRSPMAAGIVRFLLEEKGLANLWSASSRGLMAEDGAPPSDLAVKILLEEYGIDISSHRAAQLTESDLAAASLIVAMTVSQVEQIKRLFPAHVDRVYLYGALVDPKRQIKIQESQCHEDLPHPFLYKDYEVIDPYGGDEELYRIVARQLWDYGKRLVEMIEGGNFPSPCYRN, encoded by the coding sequence ATGCCTGAGGTTTTGTTCGTCTGTACCGGCAATACCTGTAGAAGCCCGATGGCAGCTGGTATAGTGCGATTTTTGTTGGAAGAGAAAGGGCTCGCCAATTTGTGGAGCGCGTCATCGCGAGGCTTAATGGCGGAAGATGGAGCGCCGCCGAGCGATCTGGCGGTCAAAATATTGCTTGAGGAATACGGCATAGACATCAGCTCTCACAGGGCAGCTCAACTCACAGAGTCAGATCTGGCAGCAGCGAGTTTGATCGTTGCAATGACCGTAAGCCAGGTAGAGCAGATAAAACGGCTCTTTCCCGCTCATGTCGATCGCGTCTATCTTTACGGAGCACTTGTAGATCCCAAACGGCAGATTAAAATACAGGAGTCTCAATGCCATGAGGATTTGCCCCATCCCTTCTTGTACAAGGATTACGAGGTGATCGATCCTTACGGAGGGGATGAGGAGCTTTATCGTATCGTGGCGCGTCAACTCTGGGATTACGGCAAGCGTCTTGTGGAAATGATCGAAGGGGGTAATTTTCCCTCGCCTTGTTACCGAAACTAA
- the trxB gene encoding thioredoxin-disulfide reductase: MEKRELVIVGAGPAGLTAAIYARRAGLDVLLLEKGVVGGQITLTVDVDNWPGLRRVSGGELAESIRKHAEEFGPEFRESEVSKIESRNGAKVVLTSKGEIEAEAVIVASGATFRKLGVPGEVEFSGRGVSFCAVCDGPFFKDVPVAVVGGGNTAVEEADYLTRFASKVYIIHRRDSFRADKAAIQRALSNPKIEVLWNCVVQEIKGGDMVEGVVVKDLKAGSSWELPVAGVFVFVGLIPSSEAVKDLVETKEGWIITNEAMETSAEGVFAAGDVRHKYLRQAVTAAGDGATAAMAAYSYISQQLYWQKLLFGRDHVAALFYSAIDEPQVKLAADVEQWSAENKKEVILVDAYKNAKIKDRLGIDELPVIIVLEGGKAKEMRPVKTLEDVSSLF, from the coding sequence ATGGAAAAACGCGAGCTCGTTATCGTAGGAGCCGGACCAGCAGGCCTCACGGCAGCTATTTATGCCAGGCGCGCCGGCCTTGATGTGTTGTTGCTGGAAAAGGGAGTGGTCGGGGGCCAAATAACGCTCACTGTTGACGTGGACAATTGGCCAGGCTTGAGGCGCGTATCCGGCGGAGAGTTGGCCGAATCTATCAGGAAACATGCAGAAGAGTTTGGGCCTGAGTTCAGGGAATCTGAGGTGAGCAAAATAGAGTCCCGAAATGGGGCCAAGGTAGTGCTCACTTCGAAGGGAGAGATCGAAGCGGAAGCCGTGATCGTAGCCAGTGGCGCCACCTTTCGCAAGCTCGGGGTCCCCGGAGAGGTAGAGTTTTCGGGCCGAGGGGTAAGTTTCTGCGCAGTCTGCGACGGGCCATTCTTTAAGGATGTGCCTGTGGCGGTAGTTGGCGGAGGCAATACGGCCGTGGAAGAGGCCGATTACCTGACCAGATTCGCCTCGAAGGTCTATATAATACATCGCAGGGATAGCTTTCGCGCCGACAAGGCAGCGATTCAAAGGGCACTCTCAAACCCTAAAATAGAGGTCTTATGGAACTGCGTCGTGCAAGAGATAAAAGGTGGAGACATGGTCGAAGGGGTCGTCGTCAAGGATCTCAAGGCTGGGTCGTCATGGGAATTGCCGGTTGCAGGTGTTTTCGTCTTCGTGGGTCTCATCCCGAGTTCTGAAGCCGTCAAAGATCTGGTCGAGACTAAAGAAGGATGGATCATCACAAATGAGGCGATGGAGACATCGGCAGAGGGGGTTTTCGCAGCCGGTGACGTGCGTCATAAATATTTGAGACAAGCCGTCACTGCTGCTGGAGACGGAGCCACTGCTGCCATGGCAGCATATTCTTATATATCTCAACAGCTTTACTGGCAGAAGCTGCTCTTCGGGCGGGATCACGTAGCGGCGCTCTTTTATTCTGCCATCGATGAGCCTCAAGTTAAATTGGCTGCGGATGTTGAGCAGTGGAGCGCTGAGAACAAAAAAGAAGTGATTTTAGTTGACGCCTATAAAAATGCGAAGATTAAAGATAGACTCGGGATAGACGAACTGCCCGTTATCATCGTATTGGAGGGTGGAAAAGCTAAGGAAATGAGGCCTGTTAAAACTCTTGAAGATGTATCTTCGCTCTTTTAG
- a CDS encoding HutP family protein, with amino-acid sequence MFWRRERAEAEDDEQKDLPPEEKPSGLKENRELGKISLTFHIGDESQVGRVALLLASTTSPEAEEECKDQIAAMGWRSVATEVGGLAGEVPHKLTRAVVGAALNGGVVSKSSGEMHALMHATAEAIGSFMAMSLLESSVGVKLAIVRNDGWLAVAVVGDAAYHAMAHHERSGLGIMHI; translated from the coding sequence ATGTTTTGGAGGCGCGAGAGGGCCGAGGCCGAGGACGATGAGCAAAAGGATCTGCCGCCTGAGGAGAAACCGAGTGGGTTAAAAGAGAACAGAGAGCTGGGCAAAATTTCTCTCACCTTTCACATTGGCGACGAGAGTCAAGTTGGGCGAGTGGCCTTGCTTTTGGCCTCCACCACCTCTCCGGAAGCAGAGGAGGAGTGCAAGGATCAAATAGCGGCTATGGGGTGGCGCTCTGTGGCTACAGAGGTAGGGGGGTTGGCCGGAGAGGTCCCGCATAAGCTGACGAGGGCGGTGGTGGGCGCTGCTTTGAACGGGGGGGTTGTGAGCAAGAGCAGCGGAGAGATGCATGCCTTAATGCACGCTACCGCGGAGGCTATCGGCAGTTTTATGGCGATGAGCCTCTTGGAATCCAGCGTAGGCGTTAAACTCGCTATAGTTAGAAATGACGGTTGGTTGGCTGTGGCAGTCGTCGGCGACGCGGCTTATCATGCGATGGCTCATCACGAGCGAAGCGGCTTGGGTATAATGCATATATGA
- a CDS encoding M48 family metalloprotease: MPAIVAFAETDKELAKEIALGQKVATQIERQWERIADPRLEARVAMILQRFMPSLQRDLPYEVRIIKEDSPNAFSLPGGIIYVTSGMLDFVKSDAELAGVIAHELVHAENRHVMIQVARNQRLSLLALGVAIAGGGEIAALVLGNVAQVAIMNAYSRDLEREADLGAATLLAERGYPPIAVVTTLERLEAEEWKRPYFDPGIYLDHPRVSERVAYLIDFLRSKGWPIRRKEALHLLRVQVRAEGSEYIMTIDNFPVWKGPQNPEAKALLDETASRLNRALQLETQPYDVQVIQLEGVSHLKVGRDLVASEDELLPGMPSLEDFRNSLVEALQRSRAQHPIANYLK; the protein is encoded by the coding sequence TTGCCCGCGATAGTAGCTTTTGCTGAGACGGACAAGGAATTAGCTAAGGAAATAGCACTGGGACAGAAAGTAGCTACTCAAATAGAGCGGCAGTGGGAACGGATCGCTGATCCAAGACTTGAAGCGCGCGTAGCCATGATTTTGCAACGATTCATGCCTTCTCTGCAAAGGGACCTCCCGTATGAAGTGAGGATAATAAAAGAAGACTCACCCAATGCCTTTTCCCTGCCCGGGGGCATAATCTATGTAACGTCGGGCATGCTCGATTTCGTGAAGAGCGATGCCGAACTGGCTGGCGTTATAGCTCATGAACTGGTTCACGCCGAGAATCGCCACGTCATGATTCAGGTAGCCAGAAATCAGCGGCTGAGCCTCCTCGCTTTGGGTGTAGCGATTGCAGGTGGGGGAGAGATAGCAGCGCTGGTCTTGGGCAACGTAGCTCAAGTGGCCATAATGAACGCCTACAGCAGGGACTTGGAACGGGAGGCCGACCTTGGCGCAGCTACTTTGTTAGCTGAGAGGGGTTATCCTCCTATTGCCGTCGTCACCACTCTTGAGAGATTAGAGGCTGAAGAGTGGAAGCGCCCTTACTTCGATCCCGGCATTTATCTGGATCACCCCAGAGTAAGCGAGCGCGTAGCGTATCTGATCGACTTTTTGAGGAGCAAAGGGTGGCCCATTAGAAGAAAGGAAGCCCTCCATCTTCTGCGCGTTCAAGTGCGTGCCGAAGGCAGCGAGTATATAATGACGATCGATAATTTCCCAGTCTGGAAGGGACCTCAAAATCCAGAAGCAAAGGCGCTATTAGACGAGACGGCCTCTCGACTGAACCGGGCGCTTCAGCTTGAGACGCAACCATATGACGTCCAGGTCATTCAACTGGAAGGCGTTTCTCATCTCAAGGTGGGTCGAGATCTCGTGGCAAGCGAAGATGAATTATTACCGGGAATGCCTTCCTTAGAAGATTTCAGGAACTCTCTTGTGGAGGCCCTTCAGCGAAGCCGCGCGCAGCATCCCATCGCGAACTATTTGAAGTGA
- the prfA gene encoding peptide chain release factor 1 — protein MDLEDKLNEVEKNYRDLEERLSDPSVASNPLEVSKLARRYAELGHVVSKYREYKEVASKLRQAREILESESDEEMRQLAHEELRTLEPQLEELEAQIKLLLLPKDPNDDRNVIVEIRAGAGGEEASLFAAVLFRMYMRYAERKGWTTEMLSSSETGLKGFKEVIFRIEGEGAYSLLKYESGVHRVQRVPVTEASGRIHTSTATVAVLPEAEEVDVHIDPDDLKIDTFRASGAGGQYVNMTDSAVRITHLPTGIVVTCQDERSQLKNRVKAMQLLRAKLYEMETKKQEDELAAERKGQIGTAERSERIRTYNYPQNRVTDHRIGLTLYKLDQILDGDLDELIEALVMADQSERLKRLEA, from the coding sequence ATGGATTTGGAAGACAAACTGAATGAGGTGGAAAAAAACTACCGCGACCTTGAGGAGCGCTTGAGCGATCCCAGCGTGGCTTCTAATCCGCTTGAGGTATCCAAACTGGCCAGGCGATATGCAGAGCTCGGCCATGTGGTGAGCAAGTATAGGGAATACAAAGAGGTTGCCTCTAAATTGCGCCAAGCACGCGAAATTCTCGAGTCCGAGAGTGACGAGGAGATGCGTCAGTTGGCGCACGAGGAGCTTCGTACTCTGGAGCCCCAACTTGAGGAGTTGGAGGCACAGATCAAGCTCCTCTTGCTTCCCAAGGATCCGAACGACGATAGAAACGTCATAGTGGAGATACGGGCAGGCGCAGGCGGCGAGGAGGCTAGCCTCTTCGCGGCTGTGTTGTTCCGCATGTATATGCGCTACGCTGAGCGCAAAGGATGGACTACGGAGATGCTCAGCTCGAGTGAGACGGGCCTTAAAGGTTTCAAAGAGGTCATATTTCGTATCGAAGGAGAAGGCGCGTATAGCTTGCTCAAATATGAAAGCGGCGTGCATCGCGTTCAACGCGTTCCTGTGACCGAAGCGAGCGGTCGCATCCATACATCGACCGCCACTGTTGCGGTTCTGCCGGAGGCGGAAGAAGTGGATGTCCACATAGATCCGGACGATTTGAAGATTGACACCTTCCGTGCCAGCGGTGCAGGCGGACAATACGTGAACATGACAGACTCCGCCGTTCGGATAACGCATTTGCCGACAGGCATCGTCGTGACTTGCCAGGATGAGCGATCCCAGCTCAAAAATAGAGTAAAAGCCATGCAGCTTCTGAGGGCGAAACTCTACGAGATGGAAACGAAAAAGCAGGAGGACGAGCTTGCCGCCGAACGGAAGGGTCAGATCGGCACGGCCGAGCGGTCCGAGCGGATACGGACCTATAATTACCCTCAAAATCGCGTTACCGATCATCGCATAGGGCTTACGCTCTATAAACTGGACCAAATTTTAGACGGAGACCTCGATGAGCTGATCGAGGCCCTCGTAATGGCCGACCAGTCGGAGAGGCTCAAGCGGTTAGAGGCTTAA
- a CDS encoding ABC transporter permease, translating into MHNRSAAFVPLCAFFIVWEVGCRLFNVQPFILPPPSRVFAVSFLQASILFTHAMTTAAEILLGLALALAVAVPLAISMFYHKIVERALSPLLVASQAIPVFALAPLLIVWLGYGVTSKVVMAAVIIFFPITVSLLEGFKNCDKDYELLFDLMDASFWQKLRLLHWPWALPSFFAGLKMAVAVATIGAVIGEWVGAQRGLGYLMIQMNARLRADMVFASILWLTLIGMGLWGLVGLVENKVLYWKKEG; encoded by the coding sequence TTGCACAATAGATCAGCAGCATTCGTTCCGCTCTGTGCGTTTTTCATAGTCTGGGAAGTGGGATGCCGTCTCTTCAACGTTCAGCCCTTCATACTACCTCCGCCATCGCGCGTCTTCGCAGTTTCCTTTTTACAGGCGTCAATCTTGTTCACTCATGCCATGACCACGGCAGCCGAGATCCTCCTCGGGTTAGCGTTGGCTTTAGCTGTGGCTGTGCCGCTTGCTATTTCCATGTTTTATCACAAGATTGTAGAACGTGCTCTTTCCCCGCTGCTTGTGGCCTCTCAGGCTATCCCAGTCTTTGCCCTCGCACCGCTCCTCATAGTATGGCTCGGTTACGGCGTCACGAGCAAGGTGGTGATGGCAGCGGTGATTATATTCTTCCCAATCACTGTATCGCTCTTGGAGGGTTTCAAAAATTGCGATAAAGACTACGAACTGCTCTTCGATTTGATGGACGCCTCCTTCTGGCAGAAGCTGCGGTTGCTCCACTGGCCGTGGGCATTGCCGTCATTCTTCGCCGGGTTAAAGATGGCGGTCGCCGTAGCCACCATAGGCGCCGTCATAGGGGAGTGGGTAGGGGCCCAAAGGGGGCTGGGCTATCTCATGATTCAGATGAACGCCAGACTTCGGGCTGATATGGTCTTCGCATCGATCCTTTGGCTCACGCTGATAGGCATGGGCTTATGGGGACTGGTGGGGTTGGTGGAGAATAAGGTGCTCTACTGGAAGAAGGAGGGTTAA
- the rpmE gene encoding 50S ribosomal protein L31, whose amino-acid sequence MKKDIHPKYDRCTVVCACGNTFETRSTLPEIRVSVCSECHPFYTGKRGRMAEAGQVEKFQKKYAGIDYGQKKDAEEGSARE is encoded by the coding sequence TTGAAAAAGGATATTCATCCCAAATACGATCGCTGCACAGTCGTATGCGCTTGCGGCAACACCTTTGAGACAAGGTCTACGTTGCCGGAGATAAGGGTTTCCGTTTGCTCTGAATGTCATCCATTTTATACGGGAAAGCGAGGCCGTATGGCCGAGGCCGGGCAAGTGGAGAAGTTCCAGAAGAAATATGCTGGCATAGACTACGGTCAGAAGAAAGATGCAGAAGAGGGCAGCGCAAGGGAATAG
- a CDS encoding ABC transporter ATP-binding protein — MHPLDKSFLPPTCPAQREVGNILKVTHLSKSFADLSVFKDLNLEVPRGAFCALVGPSGCGKSTFFDVLMGVLSMDSGEISWGGQTVNDLKHVAAYMQQKDLLLPWLSLEENALLPMKILKRQKEDDRKTVRDLFARFGLSGFENYLPHQVSGGMRQRTALVRTLAFDRELALLDEPLSALDALTRSILQGELLNLQLEFGKTVLMITHDVEEALLLADDVVILSSSPMRPLEHIHITSPKPRRPSDPEIGRYKEVVLSELKRELTVAQ; from the coding sequence GTGCACCCTCTCGACAAATCCTTCCTACCGCCGACATGCCCGGCACAAAGGGAGGTCGGCAATATCTTAAAAGTGACTCATCTATCCAAAAGTTTCGCAGACTTATCGGTCTTTAAGGATCTGAATTTGGAGGTTCCGCGCGGCGCTTTCTGCGCCCTCGTCGGCCCTTCTGGTTGCGGCAAAAGCACGTTTTTCGACGTGCTCATGGGGGTGCTGTCCATGGATTCCGGAGAGATATCTTGGGGCGGTCAAACCGTAAACGACCTCAAGCATGTTGCCGCCTATATGCAGCAAAAGGACCTGCTCCTTCCATGGCTTTCTCTCGAAGAAAATGCGCTCCTTCCCATGAAGATTCTCAAGAGGCAAAAAGAAGATGACCGCAAAACCGTCAGGGACCTCTTTGCGCGCTTCGGCCTGTCCGGCTTCGAAAACTATCTGCCGCATCAGGTTTCGGGCGGAATGCGCCAGAGAACCGCATTGGTGAGGACGCTCGCGTTCGATAGGGAATTGGCCCTCCTCGACGAGCCGCTCTCCGCCCTCGACGCATTGACGAGGAGCATACTCCAGGGAGAGCTCTTGAACCTGCAACTCGAGTTCGGGAAAACCGTCTTGATGATCACCCACGACGTCGAAGAGGCTCTCCTTCTGGCCGACGACGTCGTCATCCTTTCGTCCTCTCCAATGAGGCCTCTCGAGCACATCCACATCACCTCGCCGAAGCCGCGCAGACCCTCTGATCCGGAGATAGGACGCTACAAAGAGGTTGTGCTCTCTGAGCTGAAGAGGGAGTTGACAGTTGCACAATAG
- the fliS gene encoding flagellar export chaperone FliS, giving the protein MGGSAHASAQEIYLQNQIMTASKEKLLLLTYDIGIRSCAVAEEAISKKDRESANTHLQRAQRVIRELMVTLNVEADEKLAKTLLSLYSFMHEQLVEANIYLDSNKVKTVRGMLEELRLSWEKAIEILRKEKGEVREAASSKVRQIPTGGLNVAG; this is encoded by the coding sequence ATGGGCGGTAGTGCGCACGCCTCGGCCCAAGAAATTTACCTACAAAACCAGATAATGACAGCATCGAAAGAGAAACTTTTGCTTTTGACGTACGACATCGGCATTCGTTCTTGTGCGGTTGCAGAGGAAGCTATTTCTAAGAAAGATCGCGAATCAGCCAACACTCATCTCCAAAGGGCCCAGCGTGTCATCAGAGAGCTGATGGTAACGCTGAATGTAGAGGCGGATGAAAAGCTGGCAAAGACGTTGCTTTCGCTCTATAGCTTTATGCATGAACAGCTTGTCGAAGCCAATATCTATCTTGACTCAAACAAAGTCAAAACAGTTCGCGGCATGCTCGAAGAGCTGCGGCTTTCTTGGGAAAAAGCGATAGAAATATTGCGGAAAGAAAAAGGGGAGGTTCGCGAAGCTGCAAGTTCCAAAGTGCGGCAAATCCCTACCGGAGGGTTGAACGTTGCAGGTTGA